A single genomic interval of Streptomyces sp. 1222.5 harbors:
- a CDS encoding succinate dehydrogenase produces the protein MARTVWDSTVGKKTVMAVSGVIMLLYLVAHMIGNLKIYFGAGEFNHYAHWLRTVGEPFMHYEWTLWLIRIVLVAAVVAHATSAYQLSRRDIKARPAKYVHKKPRASYATRTMRWGGIILGLFIVWHLLDLTTGTVHPGGFQEGHPYQNVVDTFSTWYGNAVYIVAMLALGLHIRHGFWSAAQTLGVGSRARDRALKAVADILALLLTAGFIAVPVGVMTGVVS, from the coding sequence ATGGCGCGCACGGTGTGGGACTCCACCGTCGGCAAGAAGACGGTGATGGCCGTCAGCGGCGTGATCATGCTGCTGTACCTGGTCGCGCACATGATCGGCAATCTGAAGATCTACTTCGGCGCGGGCGAGTTCAACCACTACGCGCACTGGCTGCGCACCGTCGGCGAACCCTTCATGCACTACGAGTGGACGCTCTGGCTCATCCGGATCGTCCTGGTCGCCGCCGTGGTCGCCCACGCCACGTCCGCCTACCAGCTCAGCCGCCGCGACATCAAGGCACGGCCGGCCAAGTACGTGCACAAGAAGCCGAGGGCGAGCTACGCCACCCGCACCATGCGCTGGGGCGGGATCATCCTGGGCCTGTTCATCGTCTGGCACCTGCTGGACCTGACCACGGGCACCGTCCACCCGGGCGGCTTCCAGGAGGGCCACCCGTACCAGAACGTCGTGGACACCTTCTCCACCTGGTACGGCAACGCCGTCTACATCGTCGCGATGCTCGCGCTCGGCCTGCACATCCGGCACGGCTTCTGGAGCGCCGCCCAGACCCTGGGCGTCGGCAGCCGCGCCCGCGACCGCGCCCTCAAGGCCGTCGCCGACATCCTCGCGCTGCTGCTCACGGCCGGCTTCATCGCCGTACCCGTGGGCGTCATGACCGGAGTGGTGAGCTGA
- a CDS encoding LysR family transcriptional regulator produces the protein MQFQQLQYFVAVAETRHFTRAAELVHVAQPSLSQQIKALERELGADLFQRARGNITLTDAGEALLPLARRILADADTARYEVQELAQLRRGRVRLGATPSLCTGLLPDVLRAFHDRYPGIQLLIEESGSHDLVRELARGALDLALVVLPLPTPSPALTTVELLREDLVVVSSPEAPAPGGGGRSVRIADLEGERLVMFRHGYDLRELTVAACRAEGFEPDFAVEGGEMDAVLGFVRAGLGLAVVPRMVATRSGRGLRVTPLARPGLHRTIALAHRSDVAPPRAARELQRMLVER, from the coding sequence ATGCAGTTCCAGCAGCTCCAGTACTTCGTGGCCGTCGCCGAGACCCGGCACTTCACGCGGGCCGCCGAGCTGGTCCATGTCGCCCAGCCATCACTCTCGCAGCAGATCAAGGCGCTGGAGCGGGAACTGGGCGCGGATCTGTTCCAGCGCGCCCGGGGCAACATCACGCTCACCGACGCGGGCGAGGCGCTGCTGCCGCTGGCCCGGCGGATCCTGGCCGACGCGGACACTGCCCGGTACGAGGTGCAGGAGCTGGCGCAGCTGCGGCGCGGCCGGGTACGGCTGGGGGCGACGCCGAGCCTGTGCACGGGCCTGCTGCCGGATGTGCTGCGCGCCTTCCACGACCGGTACCCCGGCATCCAGCTGCTGATCGAGGAGAGCGGTTCGCACGACCTGGTGCGGGAGCTCGCCCGGGGCGCCCTCGACCTTGCCCTGGTGGTACTGCCGCTGCCTACGCCGTCGCCCGCGCTGACCACGGTGGAGCTGCTGCGCGAGGACCTGGTGGTGGTGTCCTCGCCCGAGGCACCGGCACCCGGTGGGGGCGGGCGCTCCGTCCGCATCGCCGACCTGGAGGGTGAGCGGCTGGTGATGTTCCGGCACGGGTACGACCTGCGGGAGCTGACGGTGGCCGCGTGCCGCGCGGAGGGCTTCGAGCCGGACTTCGCGGTGGAGGGCGGCGAGATGGACGCGGTGCTGGGGTTCGTGCGCGCCGGCCTCGGCCTGGCCGTCGTACCCCGCATGGTCGCGACGCGATCGGGACGCGGACTGCGCGTGACGCCGCTGGCCCGCCCCGGCCTCCACCGCACGATCGCCCTGGCCCACCGCAGCGACGTGGCCCCGCCTCGGGCGGCCCGGGAACTCCAGCGGATGCTGGTGGAGCGGTGA
- a CDS encoding CHAT domain-containing protein gives MEDLERYLHTGDGRDLPSLAPATLPPPPGADAADTARLALLRWYRYLHLPGVNGLLEFRAAVQLAGVLDGVPEGLPPLPDALRENLRKADAARRGRRWPRRGGRETADGEREPIALGPARVDQLQFLMGRFEEQRDFSALDTALDLQRRWLKEKGLSARERAALLTDHAHLLLLLGDLGAHRSWRAEAERAARLAVETTARQEVRHDPHLANRLLIKARCATALYDPEADPTGLERAVQDLRRAVEAAGRCAPLALHHARDLVTTLTARHEATGAPQTLTEALTAARDLVRATHPDDRRGPEHREWLAQLEARAVPRLGAETVAAVLGEPAVPYAPGTEGRHRAWWATADDADAPWTERRKAALALVSSVPGHDEDRPGALLLAARTEMHVWLEGGDGATPGQARVWAVQAADAMPPGHRLAGRALTVLAEATLYLAAEASPRPDERLVEEALADARRARSALLADAPDTPLLLERLAVLTVRVANVLSDGTLLEESVDIRRQALALTPDNEPFRPFRTSNLAGALRELAHYAEDRELAEEALALAHEAADALPEDHPRKHELLLNLADHYTLGEGEDAVGRLTEAERLYRDGLARLPADHPDLPRFTSSISQVLYRRYRETGDRPTLEDAVGLARDAAARTADGDWFRTTRLLLFARAATALYDLTASDPRPDTALRAEALTAWDEVAQDERFTTSLRFEAQEKRAALARAAGDPEHALRALEAALAEVPALARRSFAGPVRKGIARRAPELAVQAAIAAIEAGRPEHAVELLEKGRAILYGQAIMSWRHRAELRRIDPAAAERLETIDRHLATADIFANVGRIEVSAVTQHRFGRTTTDSTRSWDPRSDYAAQTRRLAAERDRIVEGLAADPRFAELTVSRPLAALRAATAGAAVAYVLTHGSQGYALLVPADPADPVEHIPLPGLTGTAARAHIAELRTALRDAVDSTAGPDRREAAQSELHDILGWLWDEVTSPVLARLGTAPPGRPKPRLWWCPVGPVVRLPLHAAGHHPRTAAEAAARAQDPAAEPPPTVIDRVTPSYTPTLGALAHSLRDVSGTPAGGPGPSSLVVAVPHSRHGPPLPLAEREARTVLAALPGARLLLGEDADLATVTAALRDHTLVHFACHGDNDIDLGLLRGGGLHLGRGETLTAGQIQDTPLDHGALAILSACSTAEAHPGLPDEPMHLAAAFQLAGFRGVVGTLWHAPDTPGMARELYAVLTAGGTVLPDTTASAQALNHAQRAVRDAYPATPTRWAAYLHTGA, from the coding sequence ATGGAGGATCTGGAACGGTATCTGCACACCGGTGACGGCCGGGACCTGCCGTCTCTGGCTCCGGCCACGCTGCCGCCGCCGCCCGGCGCGGACGCGGCGGACACCGCCCGGCTCGCGCTGCTCCGCTGGTACCGCTACCTCCATCTGCCGGGCGTGAACGGCCTGCTGGAATTCCGCGCCGCCGTCCAGCTCGCCGGCGTGCTGGACGGCGTACCGGAGGGCCTGCCGCCGCTGCCCGACGCACTGCGCGAGAACCTGCGCAAGGCGGACGCGGCGCGCCGTGGCCGGCGGTGGCCGCGGCGCGGGGGCCGGGAGACCGCGGACGGCGAGCGGGAGCCGATCGCCCTCGGCCCGGCCCGCGTCGATCAACTCCAGTTCCTCATGGGCCGGTTCGAGGAGCAGCGGGACTTCTCCGCCCTGGACACGGCATTGGACCTGCAGCGGCGGTGGCTCAAGGAGAAGGGCCTGTCGGCGCGTGAGCGGGCCGCTCTCCTCACCGACCACGCTCATCTGCTCCTGCTGCTCGGCGACCTCGGCGCCCATCGCTCCTGGCGGGCGGAGGCCGAGCGGGCCGCCCGCCTCGCCGTCGAGACCACGGCCCGGCAGGAGGTGCGACACGATCCGCATCTCGCCAACCGGCTGCTGATCAAGGCCCGTTGTGCGACCGCCCTGTACGACCCCGAGGCCGACCCCACCGGCCTGGAGCGCGCCGTCCAGGATCTGCGCCGGGCCGTCGAGGCGGCCGGCCGGTGCGCCCCGCTCGCGCTGCACCACGCACGCGACCTGGTGACCACTCTGACCGCACGGCACGAGGCCACCGGCGCGCCGCAGACCCTCACCGAGGCGTTGACCGCGGCCCGCGACCTGGTGCGGGCCACGCACCCCGACGACCGCCGGGGCCCCGAACACCGCGAATGGCTGGCGCAGTTGGAGGCGCGGGCCGTGCCCCGGCTCGGTGCGGAGACGGTCGCCGCCGTGCTGGGCGAGCCCGCGGTGCCGTACGCCCCCGGGACCGAGGGGCGCCACCGTGCCTGGTGGGCGACCGCCGATGACGCGGACGCCCCGTGGACCGAGCGGCGGAAGGCCGCGCTGGCCCTGGTCTCCTCGGTGCCGGGTCACGACGAGGACCGTCCCGGCGCCCTGCTGCTGGCCGCCCGGACCGAGATGCACGTCTGGCTGGAGGGCGGGGACGGCGCCACGCCCGGCCAGGCGCGGGTGTGGGCCGTGCAGGCGGCCGACGCCATGCCGCCCGGGCACCGGCTGGCCGGACGGGCGCTCACCGTGCTGGCCGAAGCCACCCTCTACCTCGCGGCCGAGGCGTCCCCCCGGCCCGACGAGCGCCTCGTGGAGGAGGCGCTGGCCGACGCCAGACGGGCCAGATCCGCGCTCCTGGCCGACGCCCCCGACACGCCCCTTCTGCTGGAGCGGCTGGCCGTGCTGACGGTCCGCGTGGCCAACGTGCTGTCGGACGGCACGCTCCTGGAGGAGTCGGTGGACATCCGCAGGCAGGCCCTGGCGCTGACGCCGGACAACGAGCCCTTCCGTCCGTTCCGCACGTCCAACCTGGCGGGCGCCCTCCGTGAACTGGCCCACTACGCGGAGGACCGGGAACTGGCGGAGGAGGCACTCGCCCTCGCCCACGAGGCCGCCGACGCGCTGCCCGAGGACCACCCGCGGAAGCACGAACTGCTGCTCAACCTCGCCGACCACTACACCCTGGGCGAGGGGGAGGACGCCGTGGGCCGGCTGACCGAGGCCGAGCGGCTCTACCGGGACGGGCTGGCCCGGCTGCCGGCGGACCACCCCGACCTGCCCCGCTTCACCAGCTCCATCAGCCAGGTGCTGTACCGGCGGTACCGGGAGACCGGCGACCGGCCGACCCTCGAGGACGCGGTCGGCCTGGCCCGGGACGCGGCGGCCCGGACCGCGGACGGCGACTGGTTCCGGACCACGCGCCTGCTGCTGTTCGCGCGCGCCGCGACGGCGCTGTACGACCTGACGGCGTCCGATCCGCGCCCGGACACGGCGCTGCGCGCCGAAGCCCTGACCGCCTGGGACGAGGTCGCCCAGGACGAACGGTTCACCACGTCGCTGCGGTTCGAGGCGCAGGAGAAGCGCGCGGCCCTCGCGCGGGCCGCGGGCGACCCCGAGCACGCCCTGCGGGCACTGGAGGCCGCTCTCGCGGAGGTGCCGGCACTGGCCCGGCGCTCCTTCGCGGGTCCGGTCCGCAAGGGCATCGCCCGCAGAGCACCCGAACTGGCCGTGCAGGCCGCGATCGCGGCCATCGAGGCCGGCCGCCCCGAACATGCGGTGGAACTGCTGGAGAAGGGCCGCGCCATCCTCTACGGGCAGGCGATCATGTCGTGGCGGCACCGGGCGGAACTGCGCAGGATCGACCCCGCGGCCGCCGAGCGCCTGGAGACGATCGACCGGCACCTGGCCACCGCGGACATCTTCGCGAACGTCGGACGCATCGAGGTCAGTGCGGTCACACAGCACCGCTTCGGCCGCACCACGACGGACTCGACCCGCAGCTGGGACCCGCGCTCCGACTACGCGGCGCAGACCCGCAGGCTCGCCGCCGAACGGGACCGCATCGTCGAGGGTCTGGCCGCGGATCCGCGGTTCGCCGAACTGACGGTCTCCCGGCCGCTCGCCGCCCTGCGCGCCGCGACCGCCGGAGCGGCCGTCGCGTACGTCCTGACCCACGGGTCCCAGGGCTACGCCCTGCTCGTCCCGGCCGACCCCGCGGACCCCGTCGAGCACATTCCGCTGCCGGGCCTGACCGGCACGGCGGCACGCGCGCACATCGCCGAGCTGAGGACGGCCCTGCGGGACGCGGTGGACTCGACCGCCGGGCCGGACCGCCGCGAGGCCGCGCAGTCCGAACTGCACGACATCCTGGGCTGGTTGTGGGACGAGGTGACCTCGCCCGTCCTGGCCAGGCTCGGCACGGCCCCACCGGGCCGCCCGAAGCCGCGGTTGTGGTGGTGCCCTGTGGGGCCGGTGGTGCGGCTCCCCCTCCACGCGGCCGGCCACCACCCGCGCACGGCCGCCGAGGCCGCGGCCCGTGCCCAGGACCCGGCGGCCGAACCCCCGCCCACCGTCATCGACCGGGTGACTCCGTCCTACACCCCCACCCTCGGGGCGCTGGCCCACTCCCTGCGGGACGTGTCCGGCACCCCGGCCGGCGGACCGGGGCCGAGCTCGCTCGTCGTCGCCGTGCCGCACAGTCGGCACGGCCCGCCGCTGCCCCTGGCCGAACGGGAGGCCCGCACCGTGCTCGCCGCGCTGCCCGGCGCGCGGCTGCTGCTCGGCGAGGATGCCGACCTCGCCACGGTGACGGCCGCGCTGCGCGACCACACCCTGGTCCACTTCGCCTGCCACGGGGACAACGACATCGACCTCGGCCTGCTGCGCGGAGGCGGCCTGCACCTCGGGCGGGGGGAGACACTGACCGCGGGACAGATCCAGGACACCCCCCTGGACCACGGCGCGCTGGCGATCCTGTCCGCGTGCAGCACGGCCGAGGCGCACCCCGGGCTGCCGGACGAGCCGATGCACCTGGCCGCCGCCTTCCAACTCGCCGGATTCCGGGGGGTCGTCGGAACCCTGTGGCACGCCCCGGACACCCCCGGCATGGCCCGCGAGCTCTACGCCGTCCTCACCGCGGGCGGCACGGTCCTCCCGGACACCACGGCCTCGGCCCAGGCCCTGAACCACGCGCAGCGCGCCGTCCGCGACGCCTACCCGGCGACCCCGACCCGCTGGGCGGCCTACCTGCACACGGGCGCCTGA
- a CDS encoding tetratricopeptide repeat protein yields the protein MTDRSVDALRAEVARLEARHGFRELETTAARHDLAGALHESGQLIEAVEQYSLAWDGFARRFGSSHLFTLTCLNNLALVLRDLRRWDEALNLFGQVHGERAAMLGPAHPLTLNAANNFLSVLVRKGDLTAAADEYPAFVDACEHTFGPEDGTTQAVRRDYADVLRRLGRHEEVVRVLGTSAVWPVGRVLIGCARLLRYTALFPVAMTASRYGAELTLGVHAGARTDMGAGRELRDDDLGILCAVVDPRDLPEPYDPAEDLRATADEVADALGALGEHLAEADLELGEGRLRVRVFVHHAHWPRLSAPPSLTVDRRLMSARDRTRHDRLIRSVPHHPDQEPAVRRGLLGFREGFSIRLTAAPRVTVSTTAGLDTRPAPTSSEA from the coding sequence ATGACGGATCGCTCGGTCGACGCATTACGCGCCGAGGTGGCCCGGTTGGAGGCACGCCACGGTTTCCGGGAGCTCGAGACCACGGCGGCCCGCCACGATCTGGCCGGCGCCCTGCACGAGTCGGGGCAGCTGATCGAGGCGGTGGAGCAGTACTCGCTCGCCTGGGACGGGTTCGCGCGCCGCTTCGGCTCCTCGCACCTGTTCACCCTCACCTGCCTGAACAACCTCGCCCTGGTGCTGCGGGACCTGCGCCGCTGGGACGAGGCGCTGAATCTCTTCGGCCAGGTGCACGGCGAGCGCGCCGCCATGCTGGGGCCCGCGCACCCGCTGACGCTGAACGCGGCCAACAACTTCCTGAGCGTGCTCGTGCGCAAGGGCGACCTGACCGCCGCGGCCGACGAGTACCCCGCGTTCGTCGACGCCTGCGAGCACACCTTCGGTCCCGAGGACGGCACGACACAGGCCGTACGGCGGGACTACGCCGACGTGCTGCGCCGGCTCGGCCGGCACGAGGAGGTCGTCCGGGTCCTGGGCACGTCCGCGGTGTGGCCGGTCGGCCGGGTGCTCATCGGCTGCGCCCGGCTGCTGCGCTACACGGCCCTGTTCCCCGTGGCGATGACGGCGAGCCGCTACGGCGCCGAACTGACGCTCGGTGTGCACGCCGGCGCCCGCACGGACATGGGCGCCGGACGCGAGCTGCGCGACGACGACCTCGGCATCCTCTGTGCCGTGGTCGACCCGCGGGACCTGCCCGAGCCGTACGACCCCGCCGAGGATCTGCGGGCCACGGCGGACGAGGTGGCGGACGCGCTGGGCGCGCTGGGGGAGCACCTGGCGGAGGCGGACCTGGAGCTGGGGGAGGGACGGCTGCGGGTACGGGTGTTCGTGCACCACGCGCACTGGCCGCGGCTCAGCGCGCCGCCGTCGCTGACGGTCGACCGCAGGCTGATGTCCGCGCGCGACCGCACCCGGCACGACCGTCTGATCCGCTCCGTCCCGCATCACCCGGACCAGGAACCGGCCGTCCGCCGCGGCCTCCTGGGCTTCCGGGAGGGCTTCTCGATCCGCCTGACCGCCGCGCCAAGGGTCACCGTCTCCACGACCGCCGGACTGGACACCCGTCCGGCGCCGACCTCGTCCGAGGCGTGA
- a CDS encoding bifunctional diguanylate cyclase/phosphodiesterase, with protein MSAEPDGPEDRLRRLTTIWSRAVFPVTSTSLTRVEFEERLLPLARRLSELLRARALDADAAKAVGAALVAAHCTDPEALSRTLDCVDAYLVLYCGEDGPQDELRVRSSRLQHAMAAGYARALRERTLAEQEAIAQAALAAQGAVAQALHASEARFRAVFEGAAIGIGIADLDGNVLQVNEALLRMFGLPENSLRGRRVLEWTHPEDAPQTWRLYEELVRGEREHYHVEKAFNRPDGTVLWTNLTVSLLRDADGEPQYQLALMEDTTERRLLNLRLRYEATHDALTGLPNRTLFFERLEKALGGAAEGQRFGLCYLDLDGFKTVNDSLGHAAGDRLLVEVADRLQSCATAPGEMVARLGGDEFVALTTGPGTEREVDELAERIMNALVTPISIDGRDLLVRGSLGIVEGPAGERTAAEVLRSADITMYRAKSAGGNRSELADPEADARVITRHGLTTALPTALERGEFFIEYQPLVHLGDGSVRGAEALVRWLHPQHGVLGPDRFIPLAEHTGLIVPLGRWVLEESIRQARAWRERHGADTGAGPLRINVNLSPCQLSHPGLVQDTVDILERAGVTPEALCLEVTESALIGADDELLKPLRRLAEMGVDIALDDFGTGYSNLANLRRLPVSVLKLDRSFTQGMQQFPADPVDLKIVEGIVSLAHSLDLAVTVEGVETGAQAEQLRILGCDTAQGWYYARPGPPERLHELALVDATG; from the coding sequence GTGAGCGCGGAACCGGACGGGCCGGAGGACAGACTGCGCCGGCTGACGACGATCTGGAGCCGGGCGGTCTTCCCGGTGACCTCGACGTCGCTCACCCGCGTCGAGTTCGAGGAGCGCCTGCTGCCCCTGGCACGCCGGTTGAGCGAGCTGCTGCGGGCCCGCGCCCTCGACGCGGACGCCGCGAAGGCGGTCGGCGCCGCTCTGGTGGCGGCCCACTGCACCGACCCCGAGGCGCTCAGCCGCACCCTCGACTGCGTCGACGCCTACCTGGTCCTGTACTGCGGCGAGGACGGCCCCCAGGACGAACTGCGCGTGCGCTCCTCGCGGTTGCAGCACGCGATGGCCGCCGGCTACGCCCGGGCACTGCGCGAGCGGACCCTCGCCGAACAGGAGGCCATCGCCCAGGCCGCGTTGGCCGCGCAGGGAGCCGTGGCCCAGGCGCTGCACGCGAGCGAGGCACGCTTCCGCGCCGTCTTCGAGGGCGCGGCCATAGGGATCGGCATCGCCGACCTGGACGGCAACGTCCTCCAGGTCAACGAGGCGCTGCTGCGCATGTTCGGGCTGCCCGAGAACTCGCTGCGCGGCCGGCGGGTGCTGGAGTGGACCCACCCCGAGGACGCCCCGCAGACGTGGAGGCTCTACGAGGAGCTCGTGCGGGGCGAGCGCGAGCACTACCACGTGGAGAAGGCCTTCAACCGGCCCGACGGCACGGTGCTGTGGACCAATCTGACGGTGTCCCTGCTCCGTGACGCCGACGGCGAGCCCCAGTACCAGCTGGCCCTCATGGAGGACACCACGGAGCGACGCCTGCTCAACCTCAGGCTGCGCTACGAGGCCACGCACGACGCACTCACCGGACTGCCCAACCGCACCCTGTTCTTCGAGCGGCTGGAGAAGGCCCTCGGGGGCGCCGCTGAGGGCCAGCGCTTCGGGCTGTGCTACCTCGACCTCGACGGCTTCAAGACCGTCAACGACAGCCTCGGTCACGCGGCCGGCGACCGGCTGCTGGTGGAGGTCGCCGACCGGCTCCAGTCCTGCGCGACCGCGCCCGGCGAGATGGTCGCCCGGCTCGGCGGCGACGAGTTCGTGGCCCTGACCACCGGCCCCGGCACCGAGCGCGAGGTCGACGAGCTCGCCGAGCGGATCATGAACGCGCTGGTCACCCCGATCAGCATCGACGGCCGGGACCTGCTGGTCCGCGGCAGCCTCGGCATCGTCGAGGGCCCGGCGGGCGAGCGCACCGCGGCCGAGGTGCTGCGCAGCGCCGACATCACCATGTACCGGGCCAAGTCCGCGGGCGGCAACCGCTCCGAACTGGCCGATCCCGAGGCCGACGCCCGCGTGATCACCCGCCACGGGCTCACCACCGCCCTGCCCACCGCCCTGGAACGCGGTGAGTTCTTCATCGAGTACCAGCCGCTCGTGCACCTCGGCGACGGCAGCGTCCGCGGTGCCGAGGCCCTGGTCCGCTGGCTGCACCCGCAGCACGGCGTGCTCGGCCCCGACCGCTTCATCCCGCTCGCCGAACACACCGGCCTGATCGTGCCGCTGGGCCGCTGGGTCCTGGAGGAGTCCATCCGGCAGGCCCGCGCCTGGCGCGAGCGCCACGGTGCGGACACGGGCGCCGGGCCCCTGCGCATCAACGTCAACCTGTCCCCGTGCCAGCTCAGCCATCCGGGCCTGGTCCAGGACACCGTCGACATCCTCGAACGCGCGGGTGTCACCCCGGAAGCCCTGTGCCTGGAGGTCACCGAGTCCGCGCTGATCGGCGCCGACGACGAACTGCTCAAACCCCTGCGCCGGCTCGCGGAGATGGGTGTCGACATCGCCCTGGACGACTTCGGCACCGGCTACTCGAACCTGGCGAACCTCCGCCGGCTGCCGGTCAGCGTCCTGAAGCTGGACCGCTCCTTCACCCAGGGCATGCAGCAGTTCCCCGCCGATCCGGTCGACCTGAAGATCGTCGAGGGCATCGTCTCCCTCGCCCACAGCCTCGACCTCGCGGTGACGGTGGAGGGCGTCGAAACCGGTGCCCAGGCCGAGCAGTTGCGGATACTGGGCTGCGACACGGCCCAAGGCTGGTACTACGCCCGGCCGGGACCGCCGGAACGGCTGCACGAGCTGGCGCTGGTGGACGCGACGGGCTGA
- a CDS encoding SAM-dependent methyltransferase, which translates to MERPAWAPRSIDISVPSVSRIYDYYLGGSHNFEVDREAARKAMEYLPGLPKIMQANRAFMRRAVRFAASEGISQFLDIGSGIPTFGNVHEVARTAVPDARVVYVDHDPVAVAHSEAVLAGNDAADVVAADLRKPQEILTNPRVERLIDLNRPVALLLVAILHFVEDADDPYSAVAELREALAPGSLLILTHASYEGIPLPAERAEGAVDVYKDIRNPLIMRSRDEIARFFEGYDMVEPGLVQMPHWRPESAPEDEDPFAFSGFAGVGRSA; encoded by the coding sequence ATGGAGCGTCCCGCCTGGGCACCACGGAGCATCGACATCTCCGTGCCGAGCGTTTCGCGGATCTACGACTACTACCTGGGCGGTTCGCACAACTTCGAGGTCGACCGGGAAGCGGCCCGCAAGGCCATGGAGTACCTGCCGGGCCTGCCGAAGATCATGCAGGCCAACCGGGCGTTCATGCGCCGGGCCGTGCGGTTCGCGGCAAGCGAGGGCATCAGCCAGTTCCTCGACATCGGCTCCGGCATCCCCACCTTCGGCAACGTCCACGAGGTGGCGCGGACGGCCGTACCGGACGCCCGGGTCGTCTACGTCGACCACGACCCGGTCGCCGTCGCGCACAGCGAGGCGGTCCTGGCGGGCAACGACGCCGCGGACGTGGTCGCGGCGGACCTGCGCAAGCCGCAGGAGATCCTCACGAATCCGCGCGTGGAGCGGCTGATCGACCTGAATCGGCCAGTGGCACTCCTTCTCGTTGCCATACTTCACTTCGTGGAAGACGCGGACGACCCGTACAGTGCGGTGGCCGAGCTGCGCGAGGCACTCGCGCCCGGCAGCCTGCTGATCCTCACCCATGCCTCGTACGAGGGAATCCCGTTGCCCGCCGAGCGGGCCGAGGGCGCGGTGGACGTGTACAAGGACATTCGCAACCCGCTGATCATGCGATCGCGCGACGAGATCGCGCGGTTCTTCGAGGGGTACGACATGGTGGAACCCGGACTGGTGCAGATGCCGCACTGGCGCCCGGAGTCGGCACCGGAGGACGAGGATCCGTTCGCCTTCTCCGGATTCGCCGGCGTGGGGCGTTCGGCGTGA
- a CDS encoding SCO0930 family lipoprotein, with amino-acid sequence MKTSWRAASLVATAASVLALTTACGQDKATTPAASAQNVGATAAADGYGNPGSGTTTGAGNGYGADGNQASDSGAKAVPAGKLTVSDNADLGKVLTDGSGLTLYRFDKDTANPPKTNCDGDCATTWPPVPADDATAGAGIDKALLGEVTRPDGSKQLTIGGWPAYRYAKDVNPGDVNGQGVGGKWYALAPNGKKASLSSLPGLSVRKDAKLGDVVVDKNGMTVYRFMKDQAWPKSVSNCLGACLEKWPAVAPVSADDTKGVKKKGLMPFTRSDGKKQMSVNCWPIYTFSGDKAPGDTNGQGVGGTWYAVSPDGKPVGAPGN; translated from the coding sequence ATGAAGACCTCCTGGCGGGCCGCCTCACTGGTGGCCACGGCCGCTTCGGTGCTGGCGCTGACGACGGCGTGCGGTCAGGACAAGGCGACCACTCCCGCGGCTTCGGCCCAGAACGTCGGGGCCACGGCCGCGGCGGACGGCTACGGCAACCCGGGCAGCGGGACCACGACCGGCGCGGGCAACGGCTACGGTGCCGACGGCAACCAGGCCTCCGACTCCGGGGCCAAGGCCGTCCCCGCGGGCAAGCTGACCGTGTCCGACAACGCCGATCTGGGCAAGGTGCTGACCGACGGTTCCGGCCTCACCCTGTACCGGTTCGACAAGGACACCGCGAACCCGCCCAAGACGAACTGCGACGGCGACTGCGCCACCACCTGGCCGCCGGTGCCCGCCGACGACGCCACCGCGGGCGCCGGCATCGACAAGGCGCTGCTCGGCGAGGTCACCCGCCCCGACGGCAGCAAGCAGCTCACCATCGGCGGCTGGCCCGCCTACCGCTACGCCAAGGACGTCAACCCCGGAGACGTCAACGGCCAGGGCGTGGGCGGCAAGTGGTACGCGCTCGCCCCGAACGGCAAGAAGGCCTCCCTGTCCTCGCTGCCGGGCCTCTCCGTGCGCAAGGACGCCAAGCTCGGGGACGTCGTCGTCGACAAGAACGGCATGACGGTCTACCGCTTCATGAAGGACCAGGCCTGGCCGAAGTCGGTCTCCAACTGCCTCGGCGCCTGCCTGGAGAAGTGGCCGGCGGTCGCCCCCGTCAGCGCCGACGACACCAAGGGCGTCAAGAAGAAGGGCCTCATGCCCTTCACCCGCTCCGACGGCAAGAAGCAGATGTCGGTCAACTGCTGGCCGATCTACACCTTCTCCGGGGACAAGGCCCCCGGCGACACCAACGGTCAGGGCGTGGGCGGTACGTGGTACGCCGTCTCGCCCGACGGCAAGCCGGTCGGCGCGCCGGGCAACTAG